One segment of bacterium DNA contains the following:
- a CDS encoding glycoside hydrolase family 127 protein, with product MSKDTEPRTAIAAGPVDARRSPHAILRPLDARAVRFTGGLWAARQSVNRDRALPHGLRMLEEAGTLENLRIAAGRAAGRYRGP from the coding sequence GTGAGCAAAGACACCGAACCGAGGACCGCGATCGCCGCCGGGCCGGTCGACGCGCGGCGCAGCCCCCACGCGATCCTGCGTCCGCTCGACGCGCGCGCCGTCCGGTTCACGGGCGGGCTGTGGGCGGCGCGCCAGTCGGTGAACCGCGACCGGGCGCTGCCGCACGGCCTGCGCATGCTGGAGGAAGCGGGGACCCTCGAGAATCTCAGAATCGCGGCCGGCCGCGCGGCGGGCCGGTACCGCGGCCCG